The sequence GTCCTTGCTTGATCGCCAGTTTAAGATGGTGCCTGCGACTTGCAATGTTCTTTTGGAGGTATTGCTTAAGCACGGGAAGAAGAAGGAAGCTTTGGCATTGTTTGATTCAATGTTGGATAATCACACCCCGCCAACTTTCCAAGCAGTGAATTCAGAAACATTTAACATAATGGTTAATGAATGCTTTAAGCTTGGCAAGTTTGAGGAGGTAATTCCCACATTTAAGAAAGTTGGgacaaaatcaaattcaaaggCTTTTCAAATGGATGTTGCAGGTTATAATAATATCATTGCTCGGTTTTGTGAGAATGAGATGTTATCAGAGGCAGAGATGCTGTTTACAGAATTATCCTCAAAGTCATTGTCCCCTGATGTCACTACTCATAGGACTTTGATTGATGCATTTTTGAAAGCGAACAGGATTGATGATGCATTGAAGGTGTTGAACAAAATGGTGGATGCTGGTTTGAGGGTAGTTGCCAGTTTTGGTAATAGGGTGTTCGATGAATTGATCAAGAATGGCAAGGCAGCAGACTGTGCCCAGATTTTGTCTAAAATGGGAGAAAAAGAACCTAAACCAGACCCTACTTGTTATGAGGTTGTGATTAAGGGACTTTGCAATGAAGGTGCATTGGACAGGAGCTGGGATCTAATGGGCGAGGTGATGAGGTATGGTGTTGGTGTTACTCCTGCATTGCAGGAAACTGTAAATGAGGCATTTACAAAAGCTGGTCGGGGTGAAGAGATTGAAAGACTGTTGGGCATGAATAGGTGGGGATATGCACACATGCCATCAAGACCACCTCCTCGAATGGCAGGACCTTCTCACCCACCATCCGGACCCCCTCAAATGGTAAGGCCACAATACCCACCATCTGGATACCCTCAAATGGCCAGACCCCAGCAGACACCATCAGGGCCCACACAAATGGGTTGGCAGCAGTACCAACCATCTGGACCCTCTCAAATGTCCGGACCACAGTACCCACCATCTGGATCCCCTCAAATGGCTGGACCACATTACCCACCGTCTGGATCCCCTCAAGTGGCATGGCAGCAGCACACACCATCTGGACTTGCTCAAATTGCCAGACCACCACAGCCACCATCAGGAATCAACCCACAGTCTCAAATGACCGGACCCCAGCAGACACCATCGGGGCCCACACAAATGGGATGGCAACAGCACCCACCATCTGGACCCTCTCAAATGTCCGGACCACAGTACCCACCATCTGGATCCCCTCAAATTGCCGGACCACATTACCCATCATCTGGATCCTCTCAAATGTCATGGCAGCAGCACACGCCATCTGGACTTGCTCAAATGGCCAGACCACCGCAACCACCATCTCCCCCTCCAATGACAGGATTCCATCACCCACCATCTGGCCCATCTCAAACAGAAGGGCTGCAGCACCCACCACCAGGATCTCAAACAAATGAATCACATAACTCACCCTCAGCACTTCCTCAAACAACGGAACAGGTAGCAACGGGTTAGTTTGATTCTTTGATACCAGGTCATTGATAGAGATGCTGGTTCTCTCTTGTTCTGATTTTGAATTGGGCAAGGAGAGTGCTACCTCATTCTTATAAGCTGAGTGTCTCTTTGTGCTACAAGTCTCTGTATTGGTTAGTTTCACTTGAGTATAATAATGACGTAGTTTTTGGTAGGGGTGTCTTAATATTATACGGAACTGTTGTGACCCTCAATGTGTTAGCTGATATGATGAGCcaattaattttgtattcaGACATATACATATTTATTCAAGACATTTTTAATCTGAATAATCTTGACGCTCATATTGCTTGTGTTAGAAACCTACAATATGTGAAAAATCTAGAGGGCACATCCGATGCagatatttttggaaaaagtagCTTTCAAAGAAGCCACATAGCattgattatatataatatattacttAGGTTGCATGGTGTTTTAGATTTTGTATGATTATGCAGGTTCTTTACCTGCAATataagttcaaaataatagAGGTCCAAAAGCAACTTGGAGGTGACATAAGagctatgaagcacgggtgcgtttcgggactcgggtgcgggtgcgggtgcgggtgcgggactcggcaatttttgaaaaagtagggtgcgggtgcggcgggactcggcgattaaaaaattattaaaaatatttttatttatattttctatatatttttactattaaaatattcttaaaaaacacattaatatacttgattcataaaacaaagaaagaagaaggcaaaaaaACACATCTGAGGTCAGAATTTCGGCTTCTCCGGCGAGTTTTAAGGCCAATTTCGGCCGATTTCGGCCTGTTTCGGCCTATTTCGGCCGATTTCGGCCGTATCGGCCGTATCGGTCGCCGGCCGATACGACCCGATATTGCCGATACGGCCCGATTCTGGCCGAAATCGGCCCGATTCGGCGCGAATCGAAGCCGATTCGGCGCGAATCGAGCCGCGTCGGCGCGAATCCAGCCGATTCGGCTCGAatccgagaaaaaaaaaaaaaaaaaaaactcagacgcGGCCGGACTCGCGGTCAACCGCGTCGGACGCCGCGTCCCGCGTCGCGCCGCGTCGGACTCGGGTGCGCCACCCTCCCAGCCGCGTCCGTGCTTTCTAGCATAAGAGtgagaaacaaattaaaaagaactCATATCTACTATTGAATTTGCTAACCTTTTTCTTGTAGGTCTCAGTCTGAGTTTTGATAACGTGGTACTGTGTAAAGGATACACGAAGATTTATAATGTTAGCTTAACGAAAGACTTTTATAAATTGTATCCGTTTTAAGTTTAGAGTGTTCACCATTGTGAACATGATGTCCTTTTTTTATGCAATAAATTTTTgattacctatccaaaaaaaaaaaaaactgtctgAAGTGACTGTTggtttaacaatatatatgctgCATTTGTCTTGAATAAGTGCACAGTTTCTAGAAAATTTCCATGCGCTATGGACCCCATGCCTTTGATTGTAAAATCAAAGTGCTTTTCATGCCCACCATCAacttgatattttattttgtggttTTACAAGCTGGTTTTCCTTTATGtagatttataaatttacaGTTTTTGCATGAAGGTGTTgttgtgtgtgtctgtgtgtgttgCACACCACAAATGTGAGGAAacaatcaagaaagaaaaaagattttgctttgatacattttaattatgtttctttaattaaataatatatttgtgcACCctaggacaaaaaaaaaaaagtagtagcAATGgataaatattttatcaaaaaaggggggcgggggggggggggggggtggtgtggGGGGTTGTGACACTTCTCACCACTTTGAAGAGCGGTCgtgtgtgtttgtatttatTGTGTGGTTTTCATACAAGTCTTTCACGAGGTGTGGATGCTACATCATAGACGTCTGAGATGAGTATAACTTctggccttttctttttttggcataaTTTTACGAATAGGAACATCTTTTGGAGTCATCTGCATGCTAGTTTTTATCATGCCCTGCTGTCAGTGGTTTGTTTTGGGATAATCTAGGTTTGTCAGGATTATTTTTATGTCAGGTTAGTTCATTAGATTCTCTTAGTTTTTTGCTTTGGATCCATGCATATGGGTTTATGTAAGATATGCAGGAAACTTTTGTATCAATGCTTAGAGTTCAGGATACCTAGACATGAGTTTCCACTAATAATTGTAATGCATCCCATAAAGCTTGTGCAATTTTGGATACATTACTTATGATTGCAATAAATCTGCATTGAAGAGGATATTTTGCTTATACCTAATTTCAACGTTTGTGCATGTTTGTCTGAATCCTGAAGTCAATTTGTTTTGATGTTTGATCTTTCGATGCAGAATGTGCtaaattaaaacatgattttgacTGCCTTGGTAACTTTGTTTGATGTGGTTATGTTTGTTCTGATGTTAG is a genomic window of Quercus lobata isolate SW786 chromosome 2, ValleyOak3.0 Primary Assembly, whole genome shotgun sequence containing:
- the LOC115977633 gene encoding pentatricopeptide repeat-containing protein At1g10270-like, which codes for MSLYRLLLRSLRRPSTTTSQTLTPLLLLQTNQPSRRGFAFSSAEEAAAERRRRKRRLRIEPPLHALRRDPSQPPPQRDPNAPRLPDSTSALVGPRLNLHNRVQSLIRAGDLDAASAVARHSVFSNTRPTVFTCNAIIAAMYRAKRYNDAVALFHFFFNQSNIVPNVVSYNNLINTHCDEGRVDQGLEVYRHIIASAPFSPSSVTYRHLTKGLIDAGRIQEAVDLLREMLNKGHGADSLVYNNVIKGFLDLENLEKANELFDELKERCLVYDGVVNATFMNWFFNQGKDKEAMESYKSLLDRQFKMVPATCNVLLEVLLKHGKKKEALALFDSMLDNHTPPTFQAVNSETFNIMVNECFKLGKFEEVIPTFKKVGTKSNSKAFQMDVAGYNNIIARFCENEMLSEAEMLFTELSSKSLSPDVTTHRTLIDAFLKANRIDDALKVLNKMVDAGLRVVASFGNRVFDELIKNGKAADCAQILSKMGEKEPKPDPTCYEVVIKGLCNEGALDRSWDLMGEVMRYGVGVTPALQETVNEAFTKAGRGEEIERLLGMNRWGYAHMPSRPPPRMAGPSHPPSGPPQMVRPQYPPSGYPQMARPQQTPSGPTQMGWQQYQPSGPSQMSGPQYPPSGSPQMAGPHYPPSGSPQVAWQQHTPSGLAQIARPPQPPSGINPQSQMTGPQQTPSGPTQMGWQQHPPSGPSQMSGPQYPPSGSPQIAGPHYPSSGSSQMSWQQHTPSGLAQMARPPQPPSPPPMTGFHHPPSGPSQTEGLQHPPPGSQTNESHNSPSALPQTTEQVATG